In Planctomycetaceae bacterium, the genomic window TGTGGTCTCCCAGCCCGTGCTACCTGCTCCACAGCCTGGAAAGGCTGTGCTACCTGCTCCACAGCCTGGAAAGGCTGTGCCACCACCGCAGTCGCAACCCGCCGCGGCGCCGGTGACGGTGGTCGAGCAGATCGACGCGGGCAAGGGCATCACGCTGGCCCGCCTCAGCAACGGCCTGACGGTCATCATCAAGCCCTTCAGCGCCGCTCCGGTGGTGTGCGTGAAGGCGTACGTGCATACCGGCGGGATGTACGAAGGCAAGTGGCTCGGCAGCGGCCTGAGCCACCTGACCGAGCATCTGGTCGCCGAAGACGCCACGCATGACGGCGCCGCACCCAAGGGCCAGGGCGAGCAGTCCGCCCCGGTCAACCGCGTCACGGCTATCGGCGGGCAGTCCAACGCCAGCACGTCGATCGAATGGACGCAGTATTACATTGAAGCCTCCGCCACGCGGGTCAACGACTGCATCGATCTGGTGGCCGACTGGATGGCACGGCCGAATATCGAGCAGGCGGCGTTCGACCGCGAGCACGGGGTGGTGCAGCGCGAACTGGAGATGGGTTTGGATGATCCCGGCAGGCAACTTCACCGCGCGCACATGGAGGCGATATTCCGCGGTCATCCTGCCGCCGTGCCGGTCATCGGATACAAGGCCCCGCTGCAGAAACTCACCTCCGACGACGTGCGGGCCTATGTCCGCCAGATGTACGTGCCGCAGAATATGGCGTTTTGCATTGTCGGTGACGTGGACGCCCCAGCCGCCCTCGAGCGCGTCTGCCTCGCGTTTGCCGGAACCCGCCAGGGCAATACGCCCCAGCACGACCTGCCGGCCGTCGAGCCCTTCACCGGCGTGCGCCGCTCGCTGCTGGCCAACAAAGACCTCAAGCAGACGATGCAGATACTGAGTTTCCAGAGCATCCCGCTGCTGCATGAAGACCTCTACGCCCTCGACGTGCTCAGCTACGTGCTGACCGAAGGCTCGTCCAGCCGCCTCGTGCGACTGCTGCGCGAGACGCAGAAGGTCACCGGCATCGACAGCTCGTCCTGGACGCCCTCGTGGGGCACAGGCGTGTTCATGTTCTCGTTCCGCTGCGAACCGGACAAGGCCGACGCCGCGGAAGAGGCCTTGCTCGCCGAACTCAAGAACGTGGTCGGCAAGGGCGTCACGGCTGACGAAGTCGCCCGCGCCAAGCGGCAGAAGATCGCCGATTACGTTTTCTCGCAGCAGACGGCGTCCTCCATCGCCGACACGCTGGCGACGGATTACCTCTCCACAGGCGACGTTGCCTTCTCGCGCAGTTACACCGACCGCATCCAGTCCGTCACGCCGGAGCAGGTGCAGCAGGCCGCCCGGAAGTATCTCACGCCGGAGCGGATGGTGATCACCCGGATCGAACCGCAGACGCTCAAGGCCGCCCCGGTTGCCGCGACGGCGCCGGCCGCCAAGGCCTCAAACGGGCGGTCCAAGCCCGTCCTCTTCAAGCTGCCCAACGGTATCGACGTGGTGCTGCAAAACGTCGACGTGGGGCTGGTCTCGATGACCTACGTCACCTACGGCGGTTTGCTGGCCGAGACCGACGCCACCAACGGCCTGGGCACGCTGATGACCGAACTGGCCACGCGCGGCGCGGGCAACCGATCGGCCGAAGAAATCTCCAGATTCTTCGACGCCGCCGGCGGCAAAATCTCCGGCAATTGCGGCAGCAACACGCTCTATTGGCAGGCGGCGGTCCTCGATGACAGTGCCGAGCGGGCGCTGGAGATCTTTGCTGACATCATCCTGCGGCCGACCTTCCCCGCCACCGAACTGGGCGTCGTGCGCCCGCTGGCGATGAATTCCATCCGCAGCCTCGATGAAGACTACCAGTCGCAGCTGGCCAAGTACTTCCGCGCGAAGTTCTACGCCGGCGGCTCGTACAGCCGCATGCCCGCCGGGCGCCTCGATGTGGTCTCCAAGGCCACCGTCGATGACATCCGCGATTATCACCGCCGCCACGTGCTGGGCAGCGCCGGCGTGCTGGCGATCTATGGCAATATCGATATCGCCAAGACGCGCAAGGCCGTCGAGACGCTCTTCGGCACGGCAAAACCGCAAGTGGCCGCCTCGCAGCCGGCCGGCACGCAGCGGAGCGTCAATCCCGCCGGCGAGCACTTCGTGATGAAGACCACCAACGAGGTGGCCGGCGTCATCGTGGCCGTGCCCGGCATGACGATGTTCAACGAAGACCGATTCGCCATCACCGTGCTCGACACCATCATCAGCGGCTATGAACTGCCCAGTGGCTGGCTGCACAACGAACTGCGCGGCAAGAGGCTGGTCTACGCCGTCCATGCGCTGAACTGGGCGGGAATCGAACCGGGCACGTTCATGGTCGAAGCCGTCTGCCAGGGCGACAAGGTTCCCGAGGTCGTCGACATCATCCGCGCCAACCTCGACAAGGCCACCCGATACGACTTTACGCAGGCCCAGGTCGATGAGGCCGTCAACGTGATCCTCACCGCCGCCTTGCTCAACAGCCAGTCGATGTCCGAACTGTCCATCGACGCCGCGCTGAACCAGCTTTATGGCTTCGGCTACGACTACCGCTCGAAGCTCGAAAAGCAATACCGCAAGGTAACGCCCGCCGACGTAAAACGCGTGGCCCGGAAGTACCTCACCCGCCCGCAGGTGGTCATCGTGACGACCCCCAAGCCGCAAGTGCTGAAATGGCCCGGCGCCGTTATCGAGCAACCCGCCGACGCCGATCCGGACAAGACGAAGTAGCCGCTATCGCCCCGGTGCCATGGCGGCCGTTCCTAAGCCGCCACGCGCGTGCGCGGTCCCGATGTTGACTTTTGGCCGCCGCCAGCCGAAAATACCACATACGATCTCCCCAATTGGATATTCCAGATTGGAAATTGGAAATCGTCTCCGCGCCTGTAGCTCAATGGATAGAGCATCGGTCTTCGGAACCGACGCCGCAAATCTGCAAGAGGCTGAAAAGACAGAGACTTACGGCGACAGTCCTGATTCACTCTGCCATTCGCTTTGCCATTTGGATGCAGAATTGACCCCCGATCTGGCCGAAATCGTGGCCGCCTGGGCGACGCTGCCCGAGCCGATCAAGGCCGGTATCGTGGCGATGGTCAAGACAGCCTGCCCCACCGGCGGAAAGAGGGGCGAATGATGCTGCAAGGCAGCGCCAAAGCCCCGGCGGCCCCAGTGGCGAAGCCCTTAACGGGTTTGCAGGCTGATAGCCAAGCCGCGGCGGGTGCGGCAAGGGTACGGGGGTGGGGTTGCCCCCAGCCGGGGGCGCTTGCTTGTGTGCATTACACCCCCTCCCACATTCTTTCGATGCGCGGCTTTTCCCAACTGTGCGGGGGCGAAGCGCCCCGATTACGCTCAACAGCGCAACGCTGCGCCAATCCCCCCCTCCGGCATGGAGGGTAATGATGGGAGCCCATACATGGAACAGGATGAAATTATCGACCGCTGCCAAGCCGTGACGGTTCAAGAGGCCGCGGACCTGATGCGCGTTTCGCGGCCGACGGTGACGAAGCTTATCAAAGGCCGCGCTCTGCCAAGCGTCCAGATCGGTCGCTGCCGACGGATCATGCGAGTGGACCTGGAGGAATTTCTTCGACGCAAAGCAACCCTCGGCTGGCGGTCATACCTTCCTGATGAACTGACGCCGGCGGATGTTGGACCGCACCCAGGCCATGCGGGCGAAGACGAGATCGTGCATTTCTAATCCTGAAAATCGCTTGGTTTGAGACGTGACAGGGAGAAGCCCGACGAAGATAATGCCAGCAAGGCCCATGCACGGGGCATGGGCAAAGCAGTTCTTTGCTGAAAGGGAAACAGCGATGAGATCAAAACGGAACTGGGCAATGGCGGCTGGCGTTCTTGCAGCGTCATTTGCGGGCGGGGCATTCTCGCACTGGATACTATTGCCGGATGAAGCCTCTGCACAAGGCTATCGCTATGTCGGCATAACCGGTGGGCATGTGACCCCAGCGGAATACCGAGACATGATTCGGTACAAAATCGCTGCATTTCGAAATGCAAATGCGACGAGCATCAGAATTGCCAAAGAGAACGGCAACAAAGAGGAACTTGCCACTCTTGAGCGAGACGCCCAGCAGATTCCAGAGAAGGCTGCGGAAGTGGTCCAACGGAACTTTCTCATTTTCCTGTCACCCGAGCAGTACGCAGCGATCAAAGGAAAGACTTTCAACACTTTTGGGGATGTCGTGAAGCTCTTGGCCGCTGCTGGTCTGCCTACCGATACGTTCCCCAAGGACATCGATGAGGCCAGAGTTGCGACGCAGGAACAATATCTCGCTGGTGTGAAGCACCGAGAGGAACAACATCAGGCTACCATGG contains:
- a CDS encoding insulinase family protein produces the protein MSKKMVIALMALSLAVVGCSKASKTPSTQPRDASAVIEPLAVPVEPAPALARATQPVSTQPVVSQPVLPAPQPGKAVLPAPQPGKAVPPPQSQPAAAPVTVVEQIDAGKGITLARLSNGLTVIIKPFSAAPVVCVKAYVHTGGMYEGKWLGSGLSHLTEHLVAEDATHDGAAPKGQGEQSAPVNRVTAIGGQSNASTSIEWTQYYIEASATRVNDCIDLVADWMARPNIEQAAFDREHGVVQRELEMGLDDPGRQLHRAHMEAIFRGHPAAVPVIGYKAPLQKLTSDDVRAYVRQMYVPQNMAFCIVGDVDAPAALERVCLAFAGTRQGNTPQHDLPAVEPFTGVRRSLLANKDLKQTMQILSFQSIPLLHEDLYALDVLSYVLTEGSSSRLVRLLRETQKVTGIDSSSWTPSWGTGVFMFSFRCEPDKADAAEEALLAELKNVVGKGVTADEVARAKRQKIADYVFSQQTASSIADTLATDYLSTGDVAFSRSYTDRIQSVTPEQVQQAARKYLTPERMVITRIEPQTLKAAPVAATAPAAKASNGRSKPVLFKLPNGIDVVLQNVDVGLVSMTYVTYGGLLAETDATNGLGTLMTELATRGAGNRSAEEISRFFDAAGGKISGNCGSNTLYWQAAVLDDSAERALEIFADIILRPTFPATELGVVRPLAMNSIRSLDEDYQSQLAKYFRAKFYAGGSYSRMPAGRLDVVSKATVDDIRDYHRRHVLGSAGVLAIYGNIDIAKTRKAVETLFGTAKPQVAASQPAGTQRSVNPAGEHFVMKTTNEVAGVIVAVPGMTMFNEDRFAITVLDTIISGYELPSGWLHNELRGKRLVYAVHALNWAGIEPGTFMVEAVCQGDKVPEVVDIIRANLDKATRYDFTQAQVDEAVNVILTAALLNSQSMSELSIDAALNQLYGFGYDYRSKLEKQYRKVTPADVKRVARKYLTRPQVVIVTTPKPQVLKWPGAVIEQPADADPDKTK
- a CDS encoding helix-turn-helix domain-containing protein; amino-acid sequence: MEQDEIIDRCQAVTVQEAADLMRVSRPTVTKLIKGRALPSVQIGRCRRIMRVDLEEFLRRKATLGWRSYLPDELTPADVGPHPGHAGEDEIVHF